A section of the Marinoscillum sp. 108 genome encodes:
- a CDS encoding glycoside hydrolase family 43 protein — MKHLHHITIAAVLALGLSCSTPPKQEATTKTYSNPINVEFGDPYILDNGDGTYYMYGTGGGAKDGFATYSSTDLVNWKFEGQVYYGNTDSSWNEKWFWAPEVYKRSDKYYIFFSAQWKENPTNEEENFMIGVAVADSPTGPFVDLYDRPIFNPGYPIIDANVFVDDDGKNYLYYSRACYKHPVESEVADWAREKGWYEEVEESWVYGVELKPDFSGVIGEPVLLLHPPVTMDDQQAEWESRSVTAREINRRWTEGSFTFKKNGTYYIMYSANYYAGKNYAVGYATGAGPLGPFQKAANNPVLQKNVEQGGDVTGTGHNMVLFSPDSSKMYCVYHGRTTASGDNRVLFIDELRIEENGQLVVDGPSTTPNPYPVLR, encoded by the coding sequence ATGAAACATTTACACCATATCACCATTGCGGCGGTTTTGGCCTTAGGCCTGAGCTGCTCCACGCCTCCCAAACAAGAGGCCACTACCAAAACCTACAGCAACCCCATCAATGTAGAGTTTGGCGACCCTTATATTCTGGACAATGGAGACGGCACCTACTATATGTACGGCACCGGTGGAGGAGCGAAAGATGGCTTTGCCACGTACTCTTCCACCGATCTGGTCAATTGGAAGTTTGAAGGGCAGGTGTACTATGGTAATACCGACAGTTCGTGGAATGAGAAGTGGTTTTGGGCTCCAGAGGTTTACAAGCGCAGCGACAAGTACTATATCTTCTTCAGTGCTCAGTGGAAGGAAAATCCCACCAATGAAGAGGAAAACTTCATGATCGGTGTGGCGGTAGCGGACAGCCCCACAGGACCTTTTGTGGATTTGTATGATCGTCCTATTTTCAATCCTGGCTATCCGATCATTGATGCCAATGTCTTTGTGGACGACGATGGAAAAAACTACCTGTACTATTCCCGTGCCTGCTACAAGCATCCGGTGGAGAGTGAAGTAGCCGACTGGGCCCGGGAGAAAGGCTGGTATGAGGAGGTGGAAGAAAGCTGGGTCTACGGTGTAGAGCTCAAGCCGGACTTCAGCGGAGTGATCGGTGAGCCGGTGCTGTTGCTGCACCCACCTGTGACAATGGATGATCAGCAAGCCGAGTGGGAGAGCCGATCAGTTACCGCACGGGAGATCAACCGCCGCTGGACGGAGGGGTCTTTTACTTTCAAAAAGAATGGCACTTACTACATCATGTATTCGGCCAACTACTATGCAGGGAAAAACTATGCCGTGGGCTATGCCACTGGTGCAGGGCCACTTGGACCTTTCCAAAAGGCAGCTAACAATCCCGTGCTGCAAAAGAATGTGGAGCAGGGCGGCGATGTGACAGGCACCGGGCACAATATGGTCTTGTTTTCGCCCGACAGCTCAAAGATGTATTGCGTTTATCACGGCCGCACTACTGCCAGTGGGGACAACAGGGTGCTGTTCATAGACGAGCTGCGCATAGAAGAAAATGGTCAGTTGGTAGTGGATGGACCCTCCACCACACCCAACCCCTATCCGGTGCTGAGGTAG
- a CDS encoding T9SS type A sorting domain-containing protein yields the protein MKAKLIIVITLMIIGTGLRAQDAIHDLDFDVQKSSISAVDIDADGDRDILIIGENPNGKFAQLFRNNGEMSFEKVASPFAPSAITSVTFGDVNGDGQLDALQSGFADSVIVNLYTTNESGDLALDDFYSSLAHIAPSSAIADLNNDGHADILIFGNHNIEDQRPKIYFGDGTGGFTSESPFDTYKFIDPKVSTVDVDTDGDLDLWVMAGYEEGIDARFARLFINDGGTFTETDPGIIAKGPGSSDWGDYDGDGDLDLLIGGWGYVNSGEDNDMIYRIYKNTGGTFTEAAVFQPFGAFSPSDASRFADWDNDGDLDVILTGWNPDEGGQRTAFFINTSGTFAAADYNATLPGISESAVAISDLDDDGDLDLIINGYSGNEWNGEGSAYNRNVALVIENTTAGTNAAPAPPANLSAKANGKAVTFSWDEATDDSTPAASLSYNLFLVDSDGNYFFYPVADTTSGKLMVQEKGNMQLNNAWTVKGLPYGEYRWGVQAIDHSFAGSTFAKDNFSHLEGGPLATSLESDALIYPNPNQGQIQVRVNNQIRQLSILTMDGKLVRSLNVEAGAKSVQIPMAAGIYLVRALRADGHSTSDKVIVK from the coding sequence ATGAAAGCTAAGTTGATAATAGTGATAACATTAATGATCATTGGCACGGGCCTAAGGGCTCAGGATGCCATTCATGATCTGGATTTCGATGTGCAGAAATCAAGCATTTCAGCAGTGGATATTGATGCCGATGGAGATCGGGATATTCTGATCATCGGTGAAAACCCTAACGGGAAATTTGCACAACTATTTCGCAACAATGGCGAGATGAGTTTTGAAAAAGTGGCTTCACCTTTTGCTCCTTCAGCCATTACTTCGGTGACTTTTGGAGACGTGAATGGTGATGGTCAGCTAGATGCCCTTCAGTCCGGATTTGCGGATTCGGTCATTGTCAATCTTTATACTACCAATGAATCAGGTGACCTTGCTTTGGATGATTTCTACAGCAGTTTGGCGCATATCGCGCCTTCTTCGGCTATCGCTGATCTCAACAATGATGGTCATGCGGATATCTTGATTTTTGGAAATCACAACATTGAAGACCAACGACCTAAAATCTACTTTGGAGATGGTACAGGTGGGTTCACTTCCGAGTCGCCATTTGACACCTACAAATTTATAGACCCCAAAGTGAGCACTGTGGATGTTGATACTGATGGTGATCTGGACCTATGGGTGATGGCTGGCTATGAAGAAGGCATCGATGCCCGTTTTGCCCGCTTATTTATCAACGACGGTGGCACATTCACAGAAACTGATCCTGGAATCATCGCCAAAGGGCCCGGTTCATCGGACTGGGGAGATTATGATGGCGATGGTGACCTTGATTTGCTGATTGGCGGCTGGGGTTATGTCAATTCAGGAGAAGACAATGACATGATCTACCGAATCTATAAAAACACAGGCGGAACCTTCACAGAAGCAGCGGTATTCCAGCCCTTCGGGGCCTTTAGTCCATCTGATGCTTCCCGATTTGCAGACTGGGACAATGACGGTGATCTGGATGTGATCCTGACCGGGTGGAATCCAGATGAAGGGGGCCAGCGAACGGCTTTTTTCATCAATACTTCGGGAACATTTGCAGCTGCGGACTACAATGCCACCCTTCCCGGTATTTCCGAGAGTGCCGTGGCTATTTCCGATCTGGATGATGATGGAGATCTGGATCTGATCATCAACGGTTACTCTGGAAATGAGTGGAATGGCGAGGGTTCAGCTTACAACCGGAATGTGGCGCTGGTAATAGAAAACACCACGGCGGGTACCAATGCCGCGCCAGCCCCACCGGCCAACCTTTCGGCCAAAGCCAATGGAAAAGCTGTGACCTTTAGCTGGGATGAAGCAACGGATGATTCTACTCCGGCAGCGTCTCTGAGCTACAATCTGTTTTTGGTGGATTCCGATGGAAACTATTTCTTCTACCCCGTGGCAGATACCACCTCTGGTAAACTCATGGTGCAGGAGAAAGGCAACATGCAGCTGAATAACGCCTGGACTGTTAAGGGGCTCCCTTACGGGGAATACAGATGGGGAGTCCAGGCCATCGATCACAGTTTTGCAGGGTCGACTTTCGCCAAAGACAACTTCAGCCATTTGGAAGGAGGCCCACTGGCTACTTCATTGGAGAGCGACGCACTTATCTATCCAAATCCAAATCAGGGCCAGATACAGGTCAGGGTGAATAATCAAATCCGACAGCTCAGTATTTTGACCATGGATGGGAAGCTGGTAAGGTCTCTGAATGTGGAAGCGGGTGCCAAAAGTGTTCAGATTCCCATGGCGGCTGGTATTTACCTGGTGAGGGCTCTTCGTGCCGATGGACATTCCACTTCAGATAAAGTAATAGTAAAGTAA
- a CDS encoding glycoside hydrolase family 2 protein, with the protein MKNVLTLILALGLCSASAQWKPAGDKIKTKWATEVDPDNVLPEYPRPIMTRANWKNLNGLWDFAMVKRNATEPQAYSEQILVPFPVESSLSGVQKMVGAENVVWYRRTFEVPAAWEGKNTLLHFGAVDWRTEVFVNDIKIGTHEGGYTPFSFDITPYLKDGVQKLTVKVWDPTDAGPQPRGKQVNKPGGIWYTPVTGIWQTVWLEPVDATSIVDIRTNPNIDDNTLSVQVATRGSSYGDLIEIKVQDGANVIKTVKTAVGQEAVITIPSPKLWSPESPFLYDLEVALIRDGVARDQVKSYFAMRKISTQRDTKGIVRLQLNNKDYFQFGPLDQGWWPDGLYTAPTEEALIYDIQKTKDFGFNMIRKHVKVEPARWYTHCDRMGVLVWQDMPNGDDQPIWQNRQYFTGTELQRTAESEAIYRKEWKEIMDYLYSYPSIVCWVPFNEGWGQFKTQEIVEWNMAYDPSRLVNPASGGNHFQVGSMLDLHNYPGPEMYLYDAQRPTVLGEYGGIGLPLKDHLWEPDRNWGYVQFKTSKEVTEKYVEYAQQLADMAKTGFSAAIYTQTTDVEVEVNGFMTYDRKVIKLDEKEVRKANQAVINAIQK; encoded by the coding sequence ATGAAAAACGTACTAACCTTAATACTGGCCTTGGGCCTTTGTAGTGCAAGCGCACAGTGGAAGCCTGCAGGTGACAAAATCAAAACCAAATGGGCTACCGAAGTGGATCCCGACAATGTGCTACCCGAGTACCCGCGTCCGATCATGACCAGAGCCAACTGGAAAAATCTGAATGGGTTGTGGGACTTTGCGATGGTCAAGCGCAATGCCACCGAACCTCAGGCATACAGTGAGCAAATTCTGGTGCCCTTTCCAGTGGAGTCTAGCCTTTCCGGAGTGCAGAAAATGGTAGGTGCAGAAAATGTAGTTTGGTACCGCCGCACCTTTGAGGTGCCAGCTGCCTGGGAGGGCAAAAATACTTTGCTCCACTTTGGCGCTGTGGACTGGCGCACGGAGGTGTTTGTCAATGACATTAAAATAGGTACGCATGAAGGTGGGTACACGCCGTTTTCATTTGACATTACTCCGTACCTGAAAGATGGGGTACAAAAACTGACCGTGAAAGTGTGGGATCCCACAGATGCTGGCCCGCAGCCCCGAGGCAAGCAGGTGAACAAGCCCGGTGGCATCTGGTACACACCAGTCACCGGGATCTGGCAAACCGTATGGTTAGAGCCAGTGGATGCTACGTCCATAGTAGATATCCGAACCAATCCCAACATTGATGACAATACCCTCAGCGTGCAAGTAGCGACCCGAGGCAGCTCTTATGGAGACCTGATTGAGATCAAAGTACAAGATGGTGCGAATGTGATCAAAACGGTGAAGACCGCCGTAGGACAGGAGGCAGTCATTACGATACCATCACCCAAACTATGGTCACCTGAGTCACCATTCCTTTATGATCTGGAAGTTGCGCTTATCCGTGATGGAGTGGCCAGGGATCAGGTGAAAAGCTATTTCGCCATGCGAAAGATCTCTACTCAGCGAGATACAAAGGGTATTGTCAGACTTCAGTTGAACAACAAGGATTATTTCCAGTTTGGCCCGTTGGATCAGGGTTGGTGGCCCGATGGTCTCTACACGGCTCCTACGGAGGAGGCGCTCATTTATGACATTCAAAAGACCAAAGATTTTGGTTTCAATATGATCCGTAAACATGTGAAAGTAGAACCAGCCAGATGGTATACTCACTGTGACAGGATGGGTGTGCTGGTGTGGCAGGACATGCCCAATGGTGATGATCAGCCTATCTGGCAAAATCGCCAGTATTTCACTGGCACCGAATTGCAACGTACGGCAGAATCGGAAGCGATTTACCGCAAGGAATGGAAAGAAATCATGGATTATCTTTATTCTTATCCGAGTATCGTGTGCTGGGTGCCCTTCAATGAAGGTTGGGGTCAGTTTAAAACTCAGGAGATCGTGGAGTGGAATATGGCCTATGATCCTTCCAGACTCGTGAACCCGGCAAGTGGGGGTAATCATTTTCAGGTAGGCTCTATGCTAGACCTCCATAATTACCCGGGACCGGAAATGTACCTGTACGATGCACAACGTCCGACGGTGCTGGGCGAATATGGCGGCATTGGGCTGCCCTTGAAAGATCACCTTTGGGAGCCTGATAGAAACTGGGGCTACGTGCAGTTTAAAACCTCCAAAGAGGTAACAGAAAAATATGTGGAGTATGCGCAACAGCTGGCTGACATGGCGAAAACCGGGTTTTCTGCTGCTATTTATACCCAAACGACCGATGTGGAAGTGGAGGTCAATGGCTTCATGACCTACGACAGGAAGGTGATCAAGCTGGACGAAAAAGAAGTTAGAAAAGCCAATCAGGCAGTGATCAATGCGATACAGAAATAA
- a CDS encoding exo-alpha-sialidase: MKHHQQILKSMVLLWMIMVLCYCKPGEEPSEQPPMVEEDTTAWVIEHAQPGAPISHIRWGEPVKVSHEVFGAEYPRMLQLGEDTLFLAYHGGDEQNAWDNIYLRKSFDRGATWSEEEVLMADNDPNYWGFANPEFLELRSGRILMAFTGRGRPDDNQHDNIQFMYSDDRGTTWSAPRIVALGRSWEPAMVQHPNGDVLLFYSSEARWWQVVPADQTQQEILMVTSKNDGGSWSLPKSVAYTSGMRDGMPVPLVLKDGKGIAFAIESVNNRDSPWILRSSLSARFQTPGDISKRLAAPKTTVNFGGGPYLVQLPTGETILSCHDTGDRDIGPDWKRNTMYVLIGDAEANNFSNVSYPFPDLPADEGAFFNALHVLDEDTVIALGSRYFADGHTEVHWVTGEIVRQ; the protein is encoded by the coding sequence ATGAAGCATCATCAACAGATTCTTAAAAGCATGGTTTTGCTTTGGATGATAATGGTTCTCTGTTATTGCAAGCCAGGCGAGGAGCCCTCCGAGCAGCCTCCGATGGTGGAGGAGGATACCACCGCCTGGGTGATAGAGCATGCTCAGCCGGGAGCACCCATCTCACACATCAGGTGGGGGGAACCCGTGAAAGTCTCTCACGAAGTGTTTGGAGCCGAATATCCAAGGATGCTGCAGCTGGGTGAGGACACTTTGTTTTTGGCTTACCATGGAGGTGATGAGCAAAACGCCTGGGACAATATTTACCTGAGAAAAAGCTTCGACCGGGGAGCCACGTGGAGTGAAGAGGAAGTTCTAATGGCTGACAATGATCCCAATTATTGGGGCTTTGCCAACCCGGAGTTTTTAGAGCTCAGGAGCGGTCGGATCTTGATGGCCTTTACCGGACGCGGCAGGCCAGATGATAACCAGCATGACAATATCCAGTTCATGTACAGCGATGATCGGGGCACTACATGGAGTGCCCCGAGAATTGTGGCCCTTGGGCGATCGTGGGAGCCTGCCATGGTGCAGCACCCCAATGGGGACGTACTGCTTTTCTACTCCAGCGAAGCCCGGTGGTGGCAGGTGGTTCCTGCCGATCAGACTCAGCAGGAGATACTCATGGTCACCTCGAAAAATGATGGGGGCTCGTGGAGCCTGCCCAAGTCTGTGGCCTACACCTCCGGAATGCGCGATGGCATGCCAGTGCCTTTGGTACTGAAAGATGGTAAAGGGATTGCTTTTGCCATTGAGTCTGTGAACAACAGAGATTCTCCATGGATACTACGCTCCTCTTTGTCTGCACGCTTCCAAACCCCTGGTGACATTAGTAAAAGGCTGGCGGCACCTAAAACCACAGTCAACTTTGGCGGAGGCCCCTATCTGGTACAGCTGCCCACTGGAGAGACCATCCTTTCATGTCATGATACAGGCGACAGGGACATTGGGCCAGACTGGAAACGAAATACCATGTACGTACTGATCGGAGATGCTGAAGCCAACAACTTCTCCAATGTTTCCTATCCTTTTCCAGATCTGCCGGCAGATGAAGGAGCCTTTTTTAATGCACTACACGTCCTCGATGAGGATACTGTGATCGCTTTGGGCAGTCGATATTTTGCGGATGGTCATACGGAAGTTCATTGGGTGACGGGTGAGATAGTGAGGCAGTAA
- a CDS encoding ATP-binding protein, which translates to MSVLDDFKQAIVIQQQKDDEAYEEQIALPLDERVAKGVTMTNLKVIFDFYEEAPNQWCPHLNYPYKFLRSAEIFSDNNISKFREGAQVVLSNGSHEFKMDILEDTLERFVLAPNDYDVKACYLDSKSYNQNNWEINVVKTDLTLKLLSATAGNLESDSARLNKIERLFSGALTNPINSDKCYNGLNDSQNTAVTKAVLSPNFHLIQGPPGTGKTETIAHIAALYLRSGKKVFVTAPTHTAINNCLNAIANRVKEDSKVVKIGEKYQAAEILTNPHIKRKTRLSLESFESVNEMSKEGIVIGGTPYSLCYPASKRLNNWEFDVALIDEAAQMSIPLAVSVMSKTNKFVFVGDHEQLDPIMPSGTGVSMFSESVFRRLVRLYPNDKTLLNISYRLNDKLIRIPNKLFYSDQLTSGVSPNIENSQIPSNHYSEVLNNEDPKVLYLHKVFDSQGRSPHEASIVAGILKDLVEHGAELRDIGIITPYRAQVREIKKALNRVVKGIDTERTESLFIDTVDRMQGQERDYILYSMSNSHPLESKRRLDFFYSPNRLNVAITRGKKKCIVIANYKVFDIIDDELSDLPEYDNLKPSLNIFKEYFRLSTKIEEEVEEDSW; encoded by the coding sequence ATGTCCGTATTAGATGATTTTAAGCAGGCAATAGTCATTCAACAACAAAAGGATGATGAGGCCTATGAAGAGCAAATAGCCTTACCTCTTGACGAACGTGTTGCCAAGGGTGTGACGATGACCAATCTCAAGGTCATATTTGATTTTTACGAGGAAGCGCCTAACCAATGGTGTCCACATTTGAATTACCCATATAAGTTCCTTCGCTCAGCTGAAATTTTTAGTGATAATAATATCTCAAAGTTCCGGGAAGGCGCACAGGTGGTGTTGAGCAATGGTAGTCATGAGTTTAAAATGGATATACTGGAAGATACACTTGAAAGATTTGTTTTGGCTCCAAATGACTATGATGTGAAAGCATGTTATTTAGACTCAAAAAGTTATAACCAAAATAATTGGGAGATCAATGTGGTAAAAACCGATCTCACCTTAAAACTACTTTCAGCCACAGCGGGTAATCTGGAGTCTGATAGTGCTCGACTTAATAAAATTGAGCGTCTTTTTTCTGGAGCATTGACTAATCCGATCAACTCAGATAAATGCTATAATGGCTTAAATGACTCACAAAACACAGCTGTCACCAAGGCGGTTTTGTCTCCTAATTTCCATTTGATTCAGGGGCCTCCCGGAACGGGAAAAACAGAAACCATAGCGCACATTGCGGCGCTGTACTTACGTTCTGGCAAAAAAGTATTTGTTACTGCCCCTACCCACACAGCCATCAACAATTGTTTGAATGCCATTGCTAATAGGGTAAAAGAAGATAGCAAGGTGGTAAAGATTGGAGAGAAGTATCAAGCGGCAGAGATACTAACTAACCCGCATATTAAAAGAAAGACAAGGTTGTCCTTAGAAAGTTTTGAGTCTGTTAATGAGATGAGCAAGGAGGGAATTGTCATAGGAGGCACTCCATATTCTCTATGCTACCCAGCATCCAAGCGTCTAAATAATTGGGAATTTGATGTGGCACTAATAGACGAAGCGGCACAAATGAGCATTCCTCTCGCCGTTTCGGTTATGTCAAAAACCAACAAGTTTGTCTTTGTTGGTGATCATGAACAGCTTGATCCTATTATGCCCTCAGGAACTGGAGTGTCCATGTTTTCAGAATCGGTCTTTCGGAGGTTGGTTAGGCTTTATCCAAACGATAAAACGCTTTTGAATATTTCGTACAGATTGAATGACAAACTTATTCGCATACCTAATAAGCTTTTTTATAGTGATCAGTTAACTTCAGGAGTTTCGCCGAATATTGAAAATAGTCAAATACCAAGCAATCATTATTCAGAAGTATTGAATAATGAAGACCCAAAAGTCTTGTATTTGCACAAGGTGTTTGATTCTCAAGGGAGATCCCCACACGAAGCAAGTATTGTTGCTGGTATTCTCAAAGATCTAGTAGAACACGGTGCTGAGTTAAGGGATATAGGTATTATAACACCTTACAGAGCTCAGGTGCGTGAAATCAAAAAAGCACTAAATCGGGTTGTAAAAGGAATTGACACAGAACGAACTGAATCACTTTTTATCGATACCGTTGATCGCATGCAGGGGCAAGAGAGGGATTATATCCTCTATAGTATGTCAAACTCGCATCCACTGGAATCGAAAAGAAGATTGGATTTTTTTTATAGCCCTAATCGATTGAATGTGGCTATTACAAGAGGTAAGAAGAAGTGTATTGTTATTGCTAATTATAAAGTTTTTGACATCATC
- a CDS encoding AbfB domain-containing protein has product MKLKKLQIRIIVIMMIVMGAFGADLHAQTTRFESHNFPGNYIRHAYSRGRIDANVSPFQDSEFRIVPGLANGAAISLESVNFPGSFLRHKNGEIWLEPNDGSGIFHQDATWWMRSGLAGGGVSFESYNFWGNYIRHRNGLLYSESPGGLPADATFHERPVGGGAMVDAFEGADPEITNFDGNYRIYVTNQGGVIRCMRPYDNNNLKGSWYATTAFTMPPHLINGWAPAVVKVGSEYRMYFNAIDTRGPDDNNIYVAFSNNPNSGFANEVEVVHDGAGGCTDVIDAGIDGNIIYYGGSVGGGAFMADLTNNGRSSANHRMVNGLTNYSEAPFVGYVTGVGKVMLYARGFYYNDSYGTNWATGDGQNWTYQGQVNFPNADQYLFRLGHASTVNDYIAVNSNRAGTPVRRIAIGQLSLQGGYLEGNRVSGDPGADTEGMVLTVVIEDLTDVNVVADFGEMKPSDFKIYPNPVQGTEFFIAFNAREVATSAQIDIYDLSGALVLQVIKENVEMGVNSYQLDRSGLRAGQYMLRVTNDRGQLLGGDTFIVK; this is encoded by the coding sequence ATGAAACTTAAGAAATTACAAATCAGAATCATCGTCATAATGATGATCGTTATGGGTGCTTTTGGCGCTGACTTACATGCTCAAACCACTCGGTTTGAGTCGCACAACTTTCCGGGCAACTATATCCGACACGCTTACAGCCGGGGGCGAATAGATGCCAATGTGAGTCCGTTTCAGGATTCGGAGTTTAGAATTGTTCCAGGCCTGGCCAATGGTGCGGCCATTTCGTTGGAGTCCGTAAATTTCCCGGGGAGCTTTTTACGTCATAAAAATGGCGAAATCTGGCTGGAGCCGAATGACGGTTCGGGTATTTTTCATCAGGATGCCACCTGGTGGATGCGAAGCGGTCTTGCCGGTGGTGGCGTGTCATTTGAGTCTTACAATTTTTGGGGCAATTACATTCGTCATAGAAATGGGCTGTTGTACAGCGAAAGTCCCGGGGGTTTACCGGCTGACGCCACTTTTCATGAACGACCTGTGGGGGGTGGTGCCATGGTCGATGCTTTTGAGGGGGCCGATCCTGAGATCACCAACTTCGATGGAAACTATCGCATCTACGTCACCAATCAGGGTGGGGTGATCCGATGTATGAGGCCTTACGACAACAATAATCTAAAAGGTAGCTGGTATGCTACCACGGCTTTCACCATGCCCCCACACCTGATAAATGGCTGGGCCCCGGCAGTGGTGAAAGTAGGCAGTGAGTATCGCATGTATTTCAATGCCATTGACACCAGAGGGCCGGATGATAATAACATCTACGTGGCCTTTTCCAATAATCCCAACTCCGGCTTTGCCAATGAAGTGGAGGTGGTGCATGATGGAGCCGGCGGCTGCACCGATGTGATCGACGCTGGCATTGATGGAAACATTATCTACTATGGTGGCTCCGTGGGGGGTGGTGCCTTCATGGCAGACCTTACCAACAATGGACGCAGTTCTGCCAATCACAGAATGGTCAACGGGCTCACCAATTACTCTGAGGCGCCTTTCGTAGGGTATGTCACCGGAGTAGGTAAAGTGATGCTGTATGCCCGCGGTTTTTATTATAATGATTCCTATGGCACCAACTGGGCCACGGGTGATGGCCAGAACTGGACCTATCAGGGGCAAGTCAATTTCCCCAATGCTGACCAGTATTTGTTCAGATTAGGCCATGCCTCTACGGTAAACGATTACATCGCCGTGAATAGCAATCGGGCAGGAACGCCGGTTCGCAGGATTGCCATTGGTCAACTCTCTTTGCAGGGGGGATACCTGGAAGGTAATCGTGTGAGTGGTGACCCTGGCGCTGATACCGAGGGGATGGTACTTACTGTGGTGATCGAAGACCTCACGGACGTGAATGTGGTCGCCGATTTTGGTGAAATGAAACCGAGTGACTTTAAAATATATCCCAATCCAGTACAAGGCACTGAGTTTTTCATCGCATTCAATGCGCGTGAAGTAGCCACCTCTGCACAGATTGATATTTATGATCTCAGTGGAGCACTTGTGCTGCAGGTGATCAAGGAGAATGTTGAGATGGGTGTCAACTCCTATCAGCTTGATCGGTCTGGCCTTCGTGCAGGGCAGTATATGCTGCGTGTGACCAACGACCGTGGACAACTACTCGGTGGGGATACATTTATTGTGAAATAG